The following are encoded in a window of Rhizobium sp. WYJ-E13 genomic DNA:
- a CDS encoding MBL fold metallo-hydrolase — protein sequence MHLLKQETDMNLNNTLAPGGSRSEELVPSRYAVRVGEIDVLVISDGVLPLPTKMLGHNADPTERAAWLNGMFLPPDAFDWALNVVVVRSGEQTILIDAGLGLDPELNLPRAGQLIKRLEAAGIDLGSVTDVVLTHMHMDHVGGLLVDGVKERLRPDLRIHVAAAEVKFWEAPDFSHVSMPPGFPDALRAAAKQFRKVYESQLQLFDEQYEVAPGVVVSRTGGHTPGHSVVRVASGKDRLMFAGDAVFAVGFDHPDWFNGFEHDPEEAALVRVRLLRELAETGELLVATHMPFPSVGHVAADGDHFRWVPVFWDY from the coding sequence ATGCATCTTTTGAAACAGGAGACAGATATGAACCTAAACAACACCCTGGCCCCCGGCGGGTCACGCTCCGAAGAGTTGGTTCCCTCGCGCTATGCGGTGCGGGTGGGCGAGATCGATGTGCTGGTGATCAGCGATGGCGTGCTACCGCTCCCAACCAAGATGTTGGGGCACAATGCCGACCCGACTGAGCGCGCGGCGTGGCTGAACGGCATGTTCCTGCCGCCGGACGCTTTCGACTGGGCGTTGAACGTGGTCGTGGTGCGCAGCGGCGAGCAGACCATTCTCATCGACGCCGGCCTGGGATTGGACCCGGAGTTGAACTTGCCGCGGGCCGGGCAATTGATCAAGCGACTGGAGGCGGCCGGCATCGATCTTGGATCCGTAACTGACGTGGTCCTCACCCACATGCATATGGACCACGTTGGCGGGCTGCTCGTCGACGGAGTGAAGGAGCGGTTGCGTCCAGACCTGCGGATCCATGTGGCGGCGGCCGAGGTCAAATTCTGGGAGGCGCCCGATTTCTCTCACGTGTCCATGCCGCCCGGCTTCCCGGACGCGCTTCGAGCGGCCGCCAAGCAGTTCAGAAAAGTATACGAGAGTCAGCTGCAATTGTTCGATGAACAGTACGAGGTGGCGCCGGGGGTGGTCGTCTCCCGAACCGGCGGTCACACCCCCGGGCACAGCGTGGTCCGCGTGGCATCAGGCAAAGACCGGTTGATGTTCGCCGGCGATGCGGTGTTCGCGGTCGGCTTCGATCACCCCGACTGGTTCAACGGCTTCGAGCACGACCCGGAAGAGGCTGCCCTCGTCCGCGTTCGTCTTTTGCGGGAGCTGGCGGAGACCGGCGAACTTCTGGTGGCCACTCATATGCCGTTCCCCTCGGTTGGCCACGTGGCAGCCGACGGCGACCACTTCCGTTGGGTGCCGGTCTTCTGGGACTACTAA
- a CDS encoding carboxymuconolactone decarboxylase family protein, whose amino-acid sequence MTLRLNYAQKSPELLKKLSDLSMALKDSAIEQKIEDLVQIRASQMNGCAFCLDMHVKEAKIHGETELRLYHVAIWRESNLFIPRERAALAWTEAVTKLPEGGIPDELYERVRGQFSEKEISDLTFSIMVINAWNRASIAFKTVPGSADKLYGLDKAGLN is encoded by the coding sequence ATGACCCTGCGTCTGAACTACGCCCAGAAATCGCCGGAGCTCCTGAAGAAGCTTTCGGACCTCAGCATGGCCCTGAAGGACAGCGCCATTGAGCAGAAGATCGAAGATCTCGTGCAAATCCGCGCATCGCAGATGAACGGCTGCGCCTTCTGCCTGGACATGCATGTCAAGGAAGCCAAGATCCATGGCGAGACCGAACTCAGGCTCTATCACGTTGCCATCTGGCGTGAATCGAACCTTTTCATCCCACGTGAACGCGCGGCCCTCGCCTGGACCGAAGCTGTGACGAAGCTGCCGGAAGGCGGCATTCCGGATGAGCTCTACGAGCGTGTGCGCGGCCAGTTTTCCGAGAAGGAAATTTCAGACCTGACCTTTTCGATCATGGTCATCAACGCCTGGAACCGCGCCAGCATCGCCTTCAAGACCGTGCCTGGCTCGGCCGACAAGCTCTACGGCCTCGACAAGGCCGGTCTTAACTAG
- a CDS encoding LysR family transcriptional regulator, which yields MDIVCALRTFLRVAEAGSFSAAAIDLKLTQPAVSRQVSALEAQLDTRLLHRSTTALALTSEGERMIPMALRVIEAVEALGESAGPEGTASGRVRLSLPAPLGLYMSDRFATLLDRHPELFVELLFREEPSDLIGEGIDLEVRLGAVADSSLICRRIGWTTAFLVASPSYLEKRSMPRILEDLSRHDCICYSRGGSGRSWQFSNGADEVAVRIAPRLVLDNAVAVHRAVLAGAGIAILTHILAAPDIGAGRLINLVPDFLPARLPINLVYSSRRNMPLRVRTIIEYLVAAMREDPFMASSSASGPDESCLAGKA from the coding sequence ATGGACATCGTTTGCGCGTTACGAACATTCCTGCGGGTTGCCGAGGCGGGCTCGTTTTCAGCGGCCGCAATCGATCTCAAGCTGACGCAGCCCGCGGTTTCCCGGCAGGTTTCGGCGCTGGAGGCCCAGCTCGACACACGTCTTCTGCATCGCTCGACCACGGCATTGGCACTCACGTCCGAAGGCGAACGGATGATCCCGATGGCGCTCAGGGTTATCGAAGCGGTTGAAGCACTCGGCGAGTCTGCCGGTCCGGAGGGAACCGCATCTGGCAGGGTACGCCTCTCCCTGCCGGCACCGTTGGGGCTTTACATGAGCGACCGGTTCGCAACTCTTCTCGACCGCCACCCGGAACTTTTCGTTGAACTGTTGTTTCGCGAAGAGCCATCCGATCTGATTGGAGAAGGCATCGACCTCGAAGTGCGCCTCGGCGCTGTTGCCGATTCCAGCCTGATATGCCGCAGGATCGGCTGGACGACGGCCTTTCTCGTCGCATCTCCAAGCTATCTGGAAAAACGAAGTATGCCGAGAATCCTCGAGGATCTGAGCCGCCATGACTGTATCTGCTATAGCCGCGGCGGCAGCGGTCGTTCCTGGCAGTTTTCCAACGGGGCCGATGAAGTCGCGGTGCGGATCGCGCCGCGTCTCGTCTTGGATAATGCCGTTGCCGTGCACCGCGCCGTGCTTGCCGGAGCCGGCATCGCGATCCTCACCCACATTCTGGCGGCACCCGATATCGGCGCCGGGCGATTGATCAATCTGGTGCCCGACTTCCTGCCGGCACGCCTGCCGATCAACCTGGTCTACTCCTCGCGGCGCAACATGCCGCTTCGTGTAAGAACCATCATCGAATATCTCGTTGCGGCGATGCGGGAAGATCCGTTTATGGCTTCATCATCCGCTTCGGGACCAGATGAATCCTGCCTTGCGGGGAAAGCATAA
- a CDS encoding DUF982 domain-containing protein produces MEWDTPIEFDPVILMFHDPDRLLSVRTAIGAANALMKDFPSDDGEEFLAAIKVCLDVVQGTAEPWELRAAIIRAAAEAGITAIAVLH; encoded by the coding sequence ATGGAATGGGACACCCCAATCGAATTCGATCCTGTGATCCTGATGTTTCACGATCCGGATAGGCTCCTGTCCGTCCGCACGGCGATTGGAGCGGCCAATGCGCTCATGAAGGATTTCCCCTCAGATGACGGGGAGGAATTTCTTGCGGCGATCAAGGTCTGTCTTGATGTCGTGCAGGGCACCGCTGAACCCTGGGAATTGAGAGCGGCGATCATTCGCGCTGCTGCCGAGGCCGGGATTACTGCCATCGCCGTGCTTCACTGA
- a CDS encoding LysR family transcriptional regulator has translation MKDPRFAEHLAVYVDVVRAGSFSAASRRRAVTPSAIVRQIDALERDLGVTLLVRSTRALAVTDAGHRLFDRARRLLDDLADTHAEVASFDDAVSGTLRIACFPTFGKRYVIPVLASLARAHPDLHVELDLTERLADPVAERLDLVIRMGTLQDSSLIATKLAPLNRILVASPAYLDGNRAPASVEELRHHRLLDKLHGNDLLGWADIFGRPAGAACERVAFRSDDFEALNGAAISGIGIALLPSWVSGTAVQSGDLVRLPIDGEPWNDHPSGIYLLRALQVPSAKIRAFSEALKTHIGTPARWEQVAGP, from the coding sequence ATGAAGGATCCGCGATTCGCCGAACATCTTGCCGTTTATGTCGACGTGGTGCGCGCGGGCAGCTTCTCGGCCGCCTCCCGGCGCCGTGCAGTCACCCCTTCGGCCATCGTTCGGCAGATCGATGCGCTGGAACGGGACCTTGGCGTCACGCTGCTGGTGCGCTCGACACGGGCACTGGCCGTGACGGATGCCGGCCATCGCCTCTTTGATCGCGCCCGGCGTCTGCTCGATGACCTCGCCGACACACATGCCGAGGTGGCCTCCTTTGACGATGCGGTGAGCGGCACGCTGCGCATCGCGTGTTTCCCGACTTTCGGTAAACGCTATGTCATCCCGGTCCTGGCGTCGCTCGCGCGTGCGCATCCCGACCTGCATGTCGAACTGGATCTCACCGAACGGCTTGCCGATCCGGTCGCGGAGCGGCTCGACCTCGTCATCAGGATGGGGACGCTGCAGGACAGTTCGCTGATCGCGACGAAACTTGCCCCGCTCAACCGCATCTTGGTGGCAAGTCCGGCCTATCTCGACGGCAACCGGGCGCCGGCGAGCGTTGAAGAGCTGCGCCACCATCGCCTGCTCGACAAGCTGCACGGCAACGATCTGCTTGGCTGGGCGGATATCTTTGGCAGACCGGCGGGAGCGGCATGCGAGCGGGTCGCGTTTCGATCCGACGACTTCGAGGCACTGAACGGCGCAGCCATATCCGGGATCGGCATCGCCTTGCTGCCGAGCTGGGTTTCGGGAACGGCGGTGCAGTCAGGCGATCTCGTGCGGCTGCCCATCGATGGCGAGCCCTGGAACGACCATCCCTCCGGCATTTACCTCCTGCGGGCGCTCCAGGTTCCCTCCGCGAAGATCAGGGCCTTCTCGGAGGCATTGAAGACCCATATCGGAACCCCGGCGCGCTGGGAGCAGGTTGCTGGGCCGTAG